One stretch of Amycolatopsis tolypomycina DNA includes these proteins:
- the speD gene encoding adenosylmethionine decarboxylase encodes MPDVGRFTGRHVLAELHGVDPGLLDDPVRLGELLRAAVTEAGATVLDVVAQRFAPQGATVIALLAESHASVHTYPEHGSLFADVFTCGERADPEHALRLLATSLHAASVHLSVLHRGER; translated from the coding sequence ATGCCTGACGTCGGCCGGTTCACCGGGCGGCACGTGCTCGCCGAGCTGCACGGCGTCGACCCGGGCCTGCTCGACGACCCGGTGCGCCTCGGCGAGCTGCTGCGGGCCGCGGTGACGGAGGCGGGCGCGACGGTCCTCGACGTCGTGGCGCAGCGGTTCGCGCCGCAGGGTGCCACGGTGATCGCGCTGCTGGCCGAGTCGCACGCGTCCGTCCACACCTACCCGGAGCACGGGTCCCTCTTCGCCGACGTGTTCACCTGCGGGGAACGCGCCGATCCCGAACACGCGCTGCGGTTGCTGGCGACGTCGCTGCACGCCGCTTCGGTCCACCTGTCGGTCCTGCACCGGGGAGAACGCTGA
- a CDS encoding type III PLP-dependent enzyme — translation MCADFTRIRRFLDERDPPTPCLVVDTDVVAARAREFGAAFPGALIRYAVKANPAPPVLDALVAAGIGFDVAGPAELRLCLERGAGPADIAYGNPIKKPRDVAFAFEHGVREFTSDSPADVDHLGRHAPGSAVSIRVVLDAPDSATPFGRKFGCAPAEALDLVLRAAERGLRPGIAFHVGSQQPAVAAWEIGIATAAKLFDEAAAQGVAMTRLNLGGGFATAHRTPVPPLSAYAARIASALAENFPAGRPELLLEPGRVLVADAGLLRTEVVLVAQRDERRWVYLDIGRYNGLAEAENEAIAYRFEPVGTPDGPDGPVVLAGPTCDGDDVLYQRTPYALPLALRTGDRLDLPGTGAYTASYASVGFNGIEPLRTYCLGRWGDA, via the coding sequence GTGTGCGCCGACTTCACCCGGATCCGCCGCTTCCTCGACGAGCGCGACCCGCCGACGCCGTGCCTGGTCGTCGACACCGACGTCGTGGCGGCGCGGGCGCGGGAGTTCGGCGCGGCGTTCCCCGGCGCGCTGATCCGGTACGCGGTCAAGGCCAACCCGGCGCCGCCGGTGCTCGACGCGCTGGTGGCGGCCGGGATCGGCTTCGACGTCGCCGGGCCTGCCGAGCTGCGGCTGTGCCTCGAGCGCGGCGCCGGCCCGGCGGACATCGCCTACGGCAACCCGATCAAGAAACCACGGGACGTCGCCTTCGCGTTCGAGCACGGCGTCCGGGAGTTCACTTCGGACTCCCCGGCCGACGTCGACCACCTGGGCCGGCACGCGCCGGGCTCGGCCGTCTCGATCCGCGTCGTGCTCGACGCGCCGGACTCGGCGACGCCGTTCGGCCGCAAGTTCGGCTGCGCCCCGGCCGAAGCGCTCGACCTGGTGCTGCGCGCGGCCGAGCGGGGACTGCGGCCGGGCATCGCCTTCCACGTCGGCTCGCAGCAGCCGGCCGTCGCGGCCTGGGAGATCGGCATCGCCACGGCGGCGAAGCTGTTCGACGAGGCCGCGGCGCAGGGCGTCGCGATGACGCGGCTCAACCTCGGCGGCGGCTTCGCGACCGCCCACCGCACCCCGGTCCCGCCCTTGAGCGCGTACGCGGCGAGGATCGCCTCGGCGCTGGCGGAAAACTTCCCGGCCGGCCGGCCGGAGCTGCTGCTCGAGCCCGGCCGGGTGCTCGTCGCGGACGCCGGCCTGCTGCGCACCGAGGTCGTGCTGGTCGCGCAGCGGGACGAGCGGCGCTGGGTGTACCTCGACATCGGCCGCTACAACGGGCTCGCCGAGGCCGAGAACGAAGCCATCGCCTACCGGTTCGAACCGGTGGGCACCCCCGACGGCCCGGACGGCCCGGTCGTGCTCGCCGGGCCCACCTGCGACGGCGACGACGTGCTCTACCAGCGCACGCCGTACGCGCTGCCGCTGGCGCTGCGGACCGGCGACCGGCTCGACCTGCCGGGCACCGGGGCCTACACGGCGAGCTACGCGTCGGTGGGGTTCAACGGGATCGAGCCGCTGCGCACGTACTGCCTCGGGCGGTGGGGCGATGCCTGA
- a CDS encoding DUF4360 domain-containing protein: MLGMSVVAAMILSALAAPVDSPATSVPAEKITLDIKTINGSGCPAGTAAASADVASDNTSFTVHYTNFTAKAGGGASALEGRKNCQINVLVHVPQGFTYAIAQVHYRGFAHIESGASAIEQANYYFTGTAPTARVRHTFTGPFHGVWRATDTTEVAELVFAPCGENRNLNINAELRADAGSSSGASYIEMDSEHASVDTIYQFAWKTC, translated from the coding sequence ATGCTCGGTATGTCGGTCGTAGCCGCAATGATTCTGTCCGCTCTCGCCGCTCCCGTCGATTCTCCGGCGACGTCGGTTCCGGCCGAAAAGATCACGCTCGACATCAAGACGATCAACGGCTCGGGCTGCCCGGCCGGCACCGCGGCCGCCTCGGCCGACGTCGCGTCCGACAACACCTCGTTCACGGTGCACTACACGAACTTCACCGCGAAGGCCGGCGGTGGCGCGTCCGCGCTCGAAGGCCGGAAGAACTGCCAGATCAACGTGCTCGTCCACGTGCCGCAAGGGTTCACGTACGCGATCGCCCAGGTGCACTACCGCGGCTTCGCGCACATCGAGAGCGGGGCGAGCGCGATCGAGCAGGCCAACTACTACTTCACCGGGACGGCCCCGACCGCCCGGGTGCGGCACACCTTCACCGGCCCGTTCCACGGCGTGTGGCGGGCCACCGACACCACCGAGGTGGCCGAGCTGGTGTTCGCCCCGTGCGGGGAGAACCGCAACCTGAACATCAATGCGGAACTGCGCGCGGACGCGGGTTCCTCGTCCGGTGCCAGTTACATCGAAATGGATTCCGAACACGCGAGCGTGGACACGATTTACCAGTTCGCGTGGAAGACCTGCTGA
- a CDS encoding DUF1883 domain-containing protein, whose amino-acid sequence MEASVFDLGKVRRDAVVTVRLDAMANVRLLTAVNFQAYRRRQYYRMHGGVATAPMFKIHIPANAHWFLVIDVEGLEARPLRPRVSVEPEAAVAARGRGEPR is encoded by the coding sequence ATGGAAGCGAGCGTGTTCGACCTCGGGAAGGTGCGAAGAGACGCGGTGGTCACCGTCCGCCTGGACGCGATGGCCAACGTCAGGCTGCTGACGGCGGTCAACTTCCAGGCCTACCGGCGCCGGCAGTACTACCGGATGCACGGCGGGGTGGCCACCGCACCGATGTTCAAGATCCACATCCCGGCGAACGCCCACTGGTTCCTGGTGATCGACGTCGAGGGCCTCGAAGCCCGGCCCCTGCGCCCCCGGGTGAGCGTCGAACCGGAAGCGGCCGTCGCCGCTCGCGGGCGCGGCGAACCGCGGTGA
- a CDS encoding MarR family winged helix-turn-helix transcriptional regulator, translating into MTVSPTPEPGLSTWPTGRLLAVAARLLEQRWVATLDGMGLTHAGLIALHTLREGPLPQRALAQRCQVTDQTMSRTLDRLARAGFVSRAADPADGRRQLTRLTERGRAVHEQAVRAEPALLGGLGDDAAFRAGLLDLITRLSAGD; encoded by the coding sequence GTGACGGTGAGCCCGACCCCCGAACCCGGCCTGAGCACGTGGCCCACCGGCCGGTTGCTGGCCGTGGCCGCGCGGCTGCTGGAGCAGCGCTGGGTGGCCACCCTGGACGGCATGGGACTCACCCACGCGGGTCTCATCGCGCTGCACACCCTGCGCGAGGGGCCGCTCCCCCAGCGGGCGCTGGCCCAGCGCTGCCAGGTGACCGACCAGACGATGAGCCGCACGCTCGACCGCCTGGCCAGGGCCGGGTTCGTCAGCCGGGCCGCGGACCCGGCCGACGGACGGCGGCAGCTGACCCGGCTGACCGAGCGCGGGCGGGCCGTGCACGAGCAGGCCGTGCGCGCCGAGCCCGCCCTGCTCGGCGGGCTCGGCGACGACGCCGCCTTCCGCGCCGGCCTGCTGGACCTGATCACCCGGCTGTCCGCGGGCGATTGA
- a CDS encoding MSMEG_6728 family protein, whose amino-acid sequence MQTFLPCADFAASARALDRRRLGKQRVEALQVLRALVVPGYGWRHHPAAKMWTGYEEALTRYGLEVCAVWCELGAADTCAVKLADEFTRSVGTAEVRTQAELTAAGDVPPWLGDDAVHRSHRSALVRKDPDHYGTRFPDVPPDLPYVWPPSDRPPRTA is encoded by the coding sequence ATGCAGACGTTCCTGCCGTGTGCCGACTTCGCCGCCAGCGCCCGTGCGCTCGACCGCCGCCGCCTGGGCAAACAGCGGGTCGAGGCACTGCAGGTGCTGCGCGCGCTCGTCGTCCCCGGCTACGGCTGGCGCCACCACCCGGCGGCGAAGATGTGGACGGGGTACGAGGAGGCGTTGACGCGCTACGGCCTCGAGGTCTGCGCCGTGTGGTGTGAGCTGGGCGCGGCCGACACGTGCGCGGTGAAGCTGGCCGACGAGTTCACCCGGTCGGTCGGCACGGCCGAGGTCCGGACGCAGGCGGAGCTCACCGCCGCCGGGGACGTGCCGCCGTGGCTGGGCGACGACGCGGTGCACCGCAGCCACCGGTCGGCGCTGGTGCGCAAGGACCCGGACCACTACGGGACGCGGTTCCCGGACGTGCCCCCGGACCTGCCGTACGTGTGGCCGCCGTCGGACCGCCCGCCCCGGACCGCCTGA
- a CDS encoding spermidine synthase: MPLIHEPVGDGLTRVWEVGDVLFHERTPYQEVLIGTTAQGVSLFCDGERQSTEASQLVYHEALMVPALLLAERVRRVLVIGSSEGVASELAVAAGASLVDHVDIDAQAVRACAEHLPYGYTPADLARAERGEGPVRVSYADGWAFLAEAERRGETYDVVVIDLPDENTEADAQHNRLYGTDFLARCARVLAPGGVVTCQAGCPTLWRNETLRAAWRRFGEVFASVLYFGSDEHEWAFLSGRADPVEDPGALVARRFAERGSTAATLDAEALLGGRTPPHSLRRADPRS, encoded by the coding sequence ATGCCCCTGATCCACGAGCCGGTCGGCGACGGCCTCACCCGCGTCTGGGAGGTCGGCGACGTGCTCTTCCACGAGCGAACGCCGTACCAGGAGGTGCTGATCGGCACGACCGCGCAGGGGGTTTCGCTGTTCTGCGACGGCGAGCGCCAGAGCACCGAAGCCAGCCAGCTCGTGTACCACGAAGCGCTGATGGTGCCCGCGCTCCTGCTGGCCGAGCGGGTGCGGCGGGTGCTCGTCATCGGGTCGAGCGAAGGGGTCGCGAGCGAGCTGGCGGTCGCGGCGGGTGCGTCGCTGGTCGACCACGTGGACATCGACGCCCAGGCCGTCCGCGCCTGCGCCGAGCACCTGCCCTACGGCTACACCCCGGCGGACCTGGCGCGGGCCGAGCGGGGCGAAGGGCCGGTCCGGGTGTCCTATGCGGACGGCTGGGCCTTCCTCGCCGAAGCCGAGCGCCGGGGCGAGACCTACGACGTGGTCGTGATCGACCTCCCGGACGAGAACACCGAAGCGGACGCCCAGCACAACCGCTTGTACGGCACGGATTTCCTCGCCCGCTGCGCGCGGGTGCTGGCGCCCGGCGGGGTGGTGACGTGCCAGGCGGGCTGCCCGACGCTGTGGCGCAACGAGACGCTGCGCGCGGCGTGGCGGCGCTTCGGCGAGGTGTTCGCGTCGGTGCTGTACTTCGGCTCCGACGAGCACGAGTGGGCCTTCCTGTCCGGCCGCGCGGACCCGGTCGAGGACCCGGGCGCGCTGGTGGCCCGGCGGTTCGCGGAGCGGGGGAGCACGGCGGCGACGCTGGACGCCGAAGCGCTCCTCGGCGGCCGCACCCCGCCCCATTCCCTCCGCCGGGCGGACCCGCGGTCTTGA